The Borrelia sp. HM sequence ATAAATTTTATAAGGATATGGAAATAAAGAAAATAATTCAAATTTTTGTTTCGAATTTTTTTAGCAAACTTAGTTCTATTGGCATAGATCATAAGTCTTATTCTAATGAAGAGTTTTATAATAAAGTAATTATTGCATCTATTGTAGAGCGTGAATATAGGGTTATCAGTGAAGCACCAATAATTGCGTCTGTTTTTTATAATAGGATAAATTCTAATATGGCATTACAATCTTGTGCTACAATTGAATATATTATTACTGAGAAATTAAAAAAACCTCACCCTGAAAGAATTTATTTTTCAGATTTAGAGATTAAGTCTAGATATAATACCTATATTAATAAAGGTTATCCCCCAGGTCCAATTTCAAATGCCGGAATTATATCTTTAAAAGCAGCCTTTTTTCCAGAGAATACAAATTATTTATTTTTTGTTATCAAAGATCCTAATGTTGGAACTCATAATTTTTCATCAGCTTATAGTGACCATATTGTAGCTGTAGATACTTATATTCGTAATTTTGTTGCTAAGGAATAAAAGGAATATGGAATATTCTAATTTTATAGATTTGATTAAAAAAAGAGTTGACATTGTAGAATTAATAGGCGAGCGTGTTAGCTTGGTTAGGGCCGGTGTATCTTATAAGGGGCTTTGTCCTTTTCATGCTGAAAAAACACCTTCTTTTTCTATAACTCCTTCTCAAGGACTTTTTTATTGTTTTGGATGTAAAAAAGGAGGGAATGTCATAAATTTTTTAATGGATATTGAAAAGATTGATTATAATTCTGCTGTTAAAGCTTTGTGTAGTAGGATAGGGATTGTATATGATGATATTAAGAAAACTATAAAAATTAAGGGTGAAGATCCTAATAAGTCAATAATTTCAACAATATATGATTTAAACTCTAAATTGATTAATACCTTTTTATTTTTTTTTAATAATAATCAGGGAGTTTTAAATTATATTCTCAATGTAAGAGGGATATCAAGAGAGGTTATCAATTTATTTAGCATTGGTTATTTACAAAGAGACGTTTCAAATAAGTTTAATTTTTATGATTTTTTGAGCTCAAGAGGATATTCTGATGAAATATTAAGTAAGAGTGGTTTATTTTCAAGAAAAAAACAAAAATTTTCGATTTTATCTGGAAGATTAATTTTTCCAATCAGAGATTTTAAAGGAAACGTAGTAGGATTTGGAGGTAGGAATATATGTGAAAATCATGGGCCTAAATATATTAATTTAAGTGAAACAGAGGTTTTTAAAAAGAGAGAATTGCTTTATGGATTTTATGAAGGTTTTTCTGTAATTAAGGAAAGTAGATCTGTAATATTGACAGAAGGTTATATAGATGTTCTTGCTTTTTTTACAGCTGGTGTGAAAATTGCTGTTTCTACACTTGGTACAGCTTTTTCAAGGGAGCATCTTGCTTTAATTAGAAGATATACAGATAGGATAATAATATGTTTTGACGATGATGCTGCTGGACTTTTAGCTACTTTTAAAGCCTATCAGCTTTGTTTACCCTTTGATGTTGATGTAAGTGTAATTGGAATGGATTATGGATTTGATCCTGCAGATGTTTTAAAGAAAAAAGGTGTACCTGCTTTAAAAAATATGATTGATCATACTTGTGAGGCTTTTGAATATCTTTTAGAAAAATATTCCAGTAAATATGATTTAAGTAAAACATCAGATTTAAATAGTATGATTGGTTTGTTTATCAATTTGATAAGTTTATCAAGTACTAATACGCAAAGGGAGCTTCTTTTATCAAAGCTTGAGAGTAGAGTAGGTGTTAAATTAGAAACTTTAAGAGAAGATTACTATAATATTAGAGAAAAGAGTGCGATTGAAGTTTATAAAAGAAATGCATATTCCCATGAGATAAACACCTATGAGAGATATTTAGTAGTGGCCTTATTGAAAGACTTTAATTATTTTACTATAATAAGGCGTAATATTATTGACAGCGACTTATATGATGTTGATGTAAAAAAAATTTTTGTGTGTTTTGAAATCCTATTTGAGAATAGTGAGAATGTTTCATTAACTTGTTTAAAAGATTTATTAAAAAATAAGTATGGTTTTTGTAATGAAGTTTTTTTAGAAAATATGCTAAGAGTAGAGTTTGATGTGGATTATGAGATGGTTAAGCAAATTTTATTTGCAATTAAAAAAAGAAAGGTAGAGAAACGAATTTCTTTTTTTAAGGAAATGAATAAGGATGATTTTTTAATAGATGCTAAGACACAAATTAGAGAATTAATGTTTTTAAATATGCAGAGAGAGTGCTTGAGGATATATTTGAATGAATAGTATAAAGAATAAAGACTTGCAAACTTTTAAGAAAAAAAATTCGAAAGTAATAAAAGCCATTTTAAATTATTTGGGTGATAAGAAAGCCATTGCATTTGGAGATTTATCGACTTTTCTATCAGGAGATATTTTGGAGCCTGAAAATATTGATTATCTTTATGAATTTCTTGAAGATGAGGGAATAAGCTTGATTAACGAGAAAATGGATTCAGACATTTGTGATATTGATGAGTTAGATGAAGCAGATAAAATTGATACTCAATGTATGATGTTAGATGATGCTGTTCAAAATGATGATGATGAAATAGATGATGAAATAGATGATAAATTAGATGTATTTGAAGATGAATCTATAGAAAGGGAAGATTTTAATTCAGGATATATTAAGAGTGGTTTGTTAAAAGATAATAATTCTGAGGATCCCATAAGACTTTATTTAAAGGAAATAG is a genomic window containing:
- the mltG gene encoding endolytic transglycosylase MltG — its product is MALKKIFISLFIVFITFSVLLFYLCFLNSSSLQAELIYEFEVQKGWGVKRIAWELKQKGLIRSDKLLVAISYFFGSDKNFKEGRYLINGNCSTFDVYKELLKGRPIFAINITIPEGYTGRRIALKLNESGIINDDQSFMDLINDTEFINNLGLSYDSLEGFLFPDTYKFYKDMEIKKIIQIFVSNFFSKLSSIGIDHKSYSNEEFYNKVIIASIVEREYRVISEAPIIASVFYNRINSNMALQSCATIEYIITEKLKKPHPERIYFSDLEIKSRYNTYINKGYPPGPISNAGIISLKAAFFPENTNYLFFVIKDPNVGTHNFSSAYSDHIVAVDTYIRNFVAKE
- the dnaG gene encoding DNA primase, which encodes MEYSNFIDLIKKRVDIVELIGERVSLVRAGVSYKGLCPFHAEKTPSFSITPSQGLFYCFGCKKGGNVINFLMDIEKIDYNSAVKALCSRIGIVYDDIKKTIKIKGEDPNKSIISTIYDLNSKLINTFLFFFNNNQGVLNYILNVRGISREVINLFSIGYLQRDVSNKFNFYDFLSSRGYSDEILSKSGLFSRKKQKFSILSGRLIFPIRDFKGNVVGFGGRNICENHGPKYINLSETEVFKKRELLYGFYEGFSVIKESRSVILTEGYIDVLAFFTAGVKIAVSTLGTAFSREHLALIRRYTDRIIICFDDDAAGLLATFKAYQLCLPFDVDVSVIGMDYGFDPADVLKKKGVPALKNMIDHTCEAFEYLLEKYSSKYDLSKTSDLNSMIGLFINLISLSSTNTQRELLLSKLESRVGVKLETLREDYYNIREKSAIEVYKRNAYSHEINTYERYLVVALLKDFNYFTIIRRNIIDSDLYDVDVKKIFVCFEILFENSENVSLTCLKDLLKNKYGFCNEVFLENMLRVEFDVDYEMVKQILFAIKKRKVEKRISFFKEMNKDDFLIDAKTQIRELMFLNMQRECLRIYLNE